One region of Nitrospirota bacterium genomic DNA includes:
- a CDS encoding ABC transporter ATP-binding protein: MKIMVSAVDLVKSFGDFTAVNHISIDVEDGKLVTFLGPSGSGKTTTMRMIAGLLEPDQGEVIINEKTVFSRSQGINEPAEKRDIGMVFQSYAIWPHLTVYNNIAYPLRIRKFSKSKITEKVDEILSLVHMEGLADRYPGELSGGQQQRVALARALVYSPRLLLLDEPLANLDAKVREIVRFELKEIQRRTGVTTIYVTHDQSEAMVLSDKVIVMESGAVVQEGTPFEIYHKPQSKFVADFIGVSNFIPGVISRIDEGCRIVETEEGEEVVCSGLNSHLVGLGSRVLLCIRPEDFELYTERPGKVVNILEGKIQRSAFLGNVINYWVKVGDLTLRVQANPYFEVERKKDRIFLSLREDRIKMIEVTDK, translated from the coding sequence ATGAAGATAATGGTGAGTGCGGTTGATCTGGTGAAGTCCTTTGGTGACTTTACTGCGGTTAACCATATAAGTATAGATGTGGAGGACGGCAAGTTGGTTACCTTTTTAGGACCCAGTGGCAGTGGCAAAACGACCACGATGCGGATGATTGCCGGCCTTCTTGAACCTGACCAAGGAGAGGTCATCATTAACGAGAAGACTGTCTTTTCCCGCTCTCAGGGGATAAATGAACCTGCAGAAAAGCGGGATATTGGCATGGTGTTCCAATCTTATGCTATCTGGCCTCACCTCACCGTGTATAACAATATTGCCTATCCCTTAAGGATTCGTAAGTTCTCCAAATCCAAGATCACAGAGAAGGTAGATGAAATCTTGTCTTTGGTTCATATGGAGGGTCTTGCCGATCGCTACCCTGGAGAACTCTCAGGTGGTCAGCAGCAGCGGGTGGCTCTGGCGAGGGCATTAGTCTATTCGCCTCGTCTGCTTCTCCTGGATGAGCCACTGGCTAACCTTGATGCAAAGGTGAGAGAGATAGTCCGCTTCGAGCTCAAAGAGATACAGAGGCGGACTGGTGTGACGACGATTTATGTTACCCACGACCAGAGTGAGGCAATGGTTTTGTCGGATAAGGTGATAGTCATGGAAAGTGGGGCGGTTGTTCAGGAAGGGACTCCATTTGAAATCTATCACAAGCCCCAGTCAAAATTTGTAGCTGACTTCATCGGTGTGTCTAATTTCATTCCTGGGGTAATCTCCCGGATAGACGAAGGCTGTCGTATAGTTGAGACTGAAGAAGGAGAAGAGGTGGTCTGTAGCGGGCTCAACTCACATCTGGTAGGTCTGGGCAGCCGGGTGCTTCTATGTATTCGCCCGGAAGATTTTGAACTTTACACCGAGCGTCCGGGAAAAGTGGTCAATATCTTGGAAGGCAAAATTCAGAGATCGGCATTCTTGGGAAACGTCATTAACTACTGGGTGAAAGTGGGCGATCTGACCCTCAGAGTGCAGGCTAATCCTTATTTTGAGGTAGAGCGTAAGAAGGACAGGATATTCTTGAGCCTTCGGGAAGATCGGATTAAGATGATCGAAGTAACGGATAAATAA